The Dermacentor albipictus isolate Rhodes 1998 colony chromosome 2, USDA_Dalb.pri_finalv2, whole genome shotgun sequence genome has a segment encoding these proteins:
- the LOC135900773 gene encoding inhibitor of Bruton tyrosine kinase produces the protein MDSACLQHTPDCTPRCKSSAHADLVLSSITKGTVPEIQTYCRYLCHNFWCVSDSIGRTALHVAASLGKVELVRWLIEQCHADVDARDRESGWTALHRAVFYGQLHCAKVLLQHGASITTSDYEGLTPVDLAVRDRMPYIEYTPSDPCEVYVWGSNKNFTLGLVTEQSPKDPEVLESFRRDGISVHKVEMQKFHSVFLTNAGDVYVCGHGLGGRLGLNSEKTTLSVTQLPLTKVNKGKCVDIASGQDHTVMLMEDGQVLTCGLNTYHQLGLIPPPPQVLSPRPLSMKFLKEKKVVGVCAAKYHTVIYTEDGVYTFGLNAGQLGHPKGDRLQTVPRQISMLSHPDIRFSHVVSSDGAVVCATVKGDIYVCQEYKCRKIASKQLEIKQLSVVGGQIDDSGDTVSGSGDGEKQALKVAMLTKSGKLYLWQSSNLTLTRCLFNTHLQPKIVDICLSTRNIALVSKEGEGYLGTLAPKKEVKKVSENSPQSRKTAVPSSNACSLVKLLEWKECEHISLKRLHSVNRATRITCSCAGESFAVLQSNPKVGLLYEPSVKYSEFQSHMMQLLESGDCGDAVHDIVVKVKGNSYPLHRYILASRSEYFQKVINEIEPSGVHVIDNITVKAFEEVLCFIYTNSCNILESESARVIVGLSNKYSLGKRITTAFLKEVHDASKKLGVHSLKDCLSKASIKNNAVVLGTVPPMTKYRFFRNKFDTLWDVTLVSSDSVSFPCHRCILVARLEYFNSMLSFGWAEYSSSQLSLPITSKVLDAILEFLYTDDVPKLRHSRDIEFLCQVLVSADQLLATRLRQICEATLGDMMTLKNVSDLLEVACMYNADQLKTLCVQFMCINLPAILECSLDSLSDDAATDLASCYKEMVPAMSRRVVTPYMSDPSKEDIEKVQEDYGALFDHAEFLVTNTPDTKSKARRKSAPRKISESSALNVVFTSPAKPVEEPRVSSFGDFAKQSSSSAIRPVVLPKPCQPSSAVEVTPTKRPERKVRTLSEGATSPPAVSAFTFPSLGEVMADKKGCKSPTDSKHVEAVRPMVKLSQKQRKQMKGSTPVNIHAPKTPPPSNCPWFQNASQTAQASSPPTVGTNEAGAHGTFPSPSSPPAEVPRMIDILRFEEQKVQNLEKVKPKALHIINMEDKAIEELLKFYNAEDNAEERITACRVLPDAYAAPVWRKKY, from the coding sequence ATGGATAGCGCCTGTCTGCAGCACACACCCGACTGCACTCCGAGGTGCAAGTCATCGGCGCATGCCGATCTTGTCCTCTCCTCCATCACCAAGGGGACAGTGCCGGAGATACAGACATACTGTCGCTACCTCTGCCACAACTTCTGGTGCGTCAGCGATTCGATCGGTCGAACGGCGCTCCACGTAGCCGCGTCGTTGGGCAAGGTTGAACTCGTCAGATGGCTAATCGAGCAGTGTCACGCCGATGTGGACGCTCGCGACCGCGAGTCCGGCTGGACTGCCCTGCACAGGGCCGTTTTCTACGGACAGCTTCACTGCGCCAAGGTTCTGCTCCAGCACGGCGCGAGCATCACTACGTCCGACTACGAAGGTCTGACACCCGTGGACCTAGCGGTTCGCGACAGAATGCCGTACATAGAGTACACTCCGTCGGACCCCTGCGAAGTGTACGTCTGGGGCTCCAACAAGAACTTCACACTAGGTCTCGTCACGGAGCAGTCGCCCAAGGACCCCGAAGTTCTGGAGTCGTTTCGGCGAGACGGCATCTCTGTCCACAAGGTCGAGATGCAAAAGTTCCACTCTGTTTTCCTAACGAACGCCGGCGACGTGTACGTATGCGGACATGGTCTCGGTGGTCGGCTTGGGCTGAACTCCGAGAAAACGACGCTGAGCGTGACGCAACTCCCGCTTACCAAGGTGAACAAAGGAAAGTGCGTGGACATAGCATCAGGGCAAGACCACACTGTCATGCTAATGGAAGATGGACAAGTCCTGACATGTGGTTTAAACACCTACCACCAGCTGGGCCTCATCCCACCGCCCCCGCAAGTGCTGTCTCCGAGGCCTCTTTCAATGAAATTCCTCAAGGAAAAAAAGGTGGTTGGAGTCTGTGCAGCAAAATACCACACTGTCATCTACACGGAAGATGGAGTGTACACGTTTGGTCTGAATGCTGGGCAGCTTGGTCATCCAAAAGGAGACAGACTACAGACTGTTCCGAGGCAAATCTCCATGCTAAGCCATCCTGACATAAGATTCAGCCATGTTGTGTCTTCTGATGGTGCTGTCGTCTGCGCAACAGTGAAAGGTGACATATATGTTTGTCAGGAGTACAAATGCCGCAAAATAGCATCTAAGCAACTCGAAATCAAACAGCTgagtgttgttggtggtcagatCGATGATTCTGGTGACACTGTTAGTGGCAGCGGGGACGGAGAGAAGCAAGCACTTAAAGTGGCAATGCTAACCAAGTCTGGAAAGCTATACCTGTGGCAGTCTTCAAACCTTACACTCACTCGCTGTCTCTTTAACACCCATCTGCAGCCCAAAATTGTGGACATTTGCCTCAGCACCAGAAACATAGCTCTTGTCTCAAAAGAGGGCGAAGGTTACTTGGGAACTCTGGCCCCAAAGAAGGAGGTTAAGAAGGTCTCTGAAAACAGTCCTCAGTCAAGGAAGACAGCTGTGCCATCCTCTAATGCTTGTAGCCTGGTCAAACTCTTGGAGTGGAAAGAATGCGAGCATATCAGTTTGAAGAGGCTTCACTCTGTTAACAGGGCAACAAGAATCACCTGCAGTTGTGCTGGGGAGAGCTTTGCTGTGCTTCAGAGTAATCCCAAGGTGGGCCTCTTGTACGAACCCAGCGTCAAGTACTCGGAATTTCAGAGCCACATGATGCAGCTGTTGGAGTCGGGCGACTGCGGAGATGCTGTGCACGACATTGTTGTCAAGGTAAAGGGCAACTCCTACCCCTTGCACCGTTACATTTTGGCATCTCGCAGCGAGTACTTCCAGAAAGTTATAAATGAGATAGAGCCATCAGGTGTTCATGTCATTGACAACATAACTGTAAAGGCATTTGAAGAGGTTCTCTGCTTTATCTATACAAACAGCTGCAACATCCTTGAGAGTGAGAGTGCACGCGTTATTGTAGGGTTGTCAAATAAGTACAGTCTGGGAAAGAGGATCACAACTGCATTTTTGAAAGAGGTTCACGACGCCTCCAAAAAGCTTGGAGTTCATTCCCTCAAAGACTGCCTCAGCAAAGCAAGCATTAAAAACAATGCTGTGGTTCTTGGCACTGTACCGCCAATGACCAAGTACCGCTTCTTCAGGAACAAGTTTGATACCCTATGGGATGTTACCCTGGTGTCAAGCGACAGCGTGAGTTTTCCATGCCACCGGTGCATTCTCGTAGCCAGGTTGGAGTATTTCAACAGTATGCTGTCTTTCGGCTGGGCGGAGTACTCAAGCAGCCAGTTGTCCCTACCCATAACATCGAAAGTTTTGGATGCCATCCTGGAATTCTTGTACACAGATGACGTTCCTAAGTTGAGGCACTCCAGGGACATTGAGTTTCTTTGTCAGGTTCTTGTAAGTGCAGACCAGCTGTTGGCGACACGGCTGAGGCAGATCTGTGAGGCCACCCTTGGGGATATGATGACATTGAAAAATGTTTCAGACCTACTGGAAGTGGCTTGCATGTACAATGCAGACCAGCTGAAAACACTGTGTGTGCAGTTTATGTGCATCAACCTTCCTGCCATTCTGGAATGTTCGCTGGACTCTCTCAGTGATGACGCTGCCACTGACCTCGCGTCCTGTTACAAGGAAATGGTGCCGGCCATGTCAAGACGTGTCGTAACACCTTACATGAGTGACCCCAGCAAGGAAGACATTGAGAAGGTCCAGGAAGATTATGGGGCACTGTTTGATCACGCTGAATTTCTGGTCACTAACACCCCTGATACAAAAAGCAAAGCTAGACGGAAGAGTGCCCCAAGGAAAATTTCTGAATCTTCTGCACTAAATGTAGTCTTCACTTCCCCAGCAAAGCCCGTGGAAGAGCCCCGTGTTTCCAGCTTTGGCGATTTTGCTAAGCAGAGCAGTAGCTCCGCCATCAGGCCAGTTGTCCTGCCGAAACCTTGTCAGCCATCATCAGCAGTGGAGGTTACTCCCACTAAGCGCCCGGAGCGAAAAGTAAGAACGCTCTCGGAAGGTGCTACCTCTCCGCCAGCAGTGTCAGCCTTCACATTTCCGAGCCTCGGCGAAGTCATGGCTGACAAGAAAGGGTGCAAGTCACCAACGGACAGCAAGCATGTCGAGGCTGTGCGGCCAATGGTAAAGCTGTCACAGAAGCAGCGAAAACAAATGAAGGGCAGCACACCTGTCAACATACATGCACCCAAGACGCCACCACCATCCAACTGCCCATGGTTTCAGAATGCGTCGCAGACAGCTCAGGCTTCATCTCCTCCCACTGTGGGAACTAATGAAGCAGGTGCACATGGCACTTTCCCTTCTCCCTCTTCACCTCCTGCCGAGGTGCCCAGAATGATAGACATACTTAGGTTTGAAGAACAAAAGGTACAGAACCTTGAGAAGGTGAAGCCAAAAGCGCTTCACATTATAAACATGGAAGACAAAGCAATCGAAGAGTTGCTGAAATTTTACAATGCTGAAGACAACGCAGAGGAAAGGATAACGGCTTGCAGGGTCCTGCCTGATGCATATGCTGCCCCTGTATGGAGGAAGAAATATTGA